A stretch of DNA from Dehalobacterium formicoaceticum:
CTCATTTAAGGGACAATATGCCCAATGAGATCGGAGGCCAGATGTGGTTCTCCCTGGCCAACGGCCACTTGAGCACATTCCTTCCTTGCTACATTGGCAGCAAAGGAATGCCGGCGGAATTTAAAATTGGAGAAATTATGGAATTCGATGAAAATTCCGCTTGGTGGGTCTTTCAGGAATTGGGAGAGCTATGCTACCGGAACTATCAGGAAATTGCCAAAAAAGAGGTCATTCCTGTATTTCGAGCCATGGAAGATGAAACCTTGGCCCAGCTTTCTGTGATGGAGAAATGTTTTTTGGAACTCTATCAGGAAAACCCTGAATTGGCTTTAGACACAATGAAATTTTTCACTACCGGAAAAGCTTTAATAGCACTGGATGTGGCTAAAAAGCTATCCCGTAAGATCAAAGGGAAATATTTAGCTAACGTGATCATGTAAATTTTTGGCCAATGATATTTAAATTGCTATTCGGAAGGAACGAAAAAATCGTTCCTTCCTTTTATTTTAAGAAGGCTTGGGTCATTATTCTCTTTTTGGGCTTGGTGAATATACTATGATATGGTACTTGATCCGACCGGGTACTTGAACGTGTCTCAGGAAAGGAATTTTCAATGGTGAAGCTTGCTTTGATTGGCTGCGGGAAGTGGGGTCGTCACTATCTGAAAACACTCACGTCCATCAAAGAATGTGAATTAAGATGGGTCTGTGATCTTGATCTCACAAAACTTGAGGAAGAGTTTTTGTCATACCCTCAAGTCAAATTTACGGAGAATAAAGAGGATATCTTCAATGATTCCGCTATCAAGGGAGTAGCACCATATCAGAGGTAAGAAAAATTTAATCATCCAGGAATATATTCCCTGTGGGGAGCTGGAATTTACCGTGGGAATTTGCTTGGGCCATCAGGGAAAAGTGCTTTCAAAAATTGCTTTAAAACGGAAGTTGCAGGACGGAATTTCTATCGCCGCAATCTCCGATGATTATCATGAGATTGCAGATTATTGTGCTAGGGTTGCCCAATCATTTAGCTTGTTGGGCGCCTATGGAGCTATCAATTTTCAGCTGCGTCTTCAAGAGGGTAAAAAAGATGGGCAGCCGATTATCTTCGAAATCAATCCCCGGTTCAGCAGTTCCACCGGTATGAGGAGTCTTCTCGGGATCAACGAGCCGGAGATTTTACTGCGCTCTCAGGTGCTGCGCCAAGAAGTACCTCCCATGATGCCTAAAACCGGTCTGGTCTTGCGTCAATACTCCGATTATTATTTGCCCTTAGCAATGTTCAAAGGTATTGGTTCGATCGCTTTTTGAGATTATAATAGAAGAATAAAAGGTGAGAACCAAATGAGGTGAATGATTATTTTGCACAGACGAAGAAATCAGTGGATTTTGTTATTGATGCTATTTTCAATGATCTTTACAACGAGCTGTATGGACAAGAATGCAGAACCGGAAAAAATCAGTAAAGACATATTTACCATGGATACGATGATTAATATTACCGCCTATGCCCGTGACTTAACAAAAGGCCGTGAGGCGGTAGAACAGGCGGCAGGGGAATTTCAGCGCATCAATGATCTCGTCGGCCGTTTTCCGGGAGAACATCTTCCTGATACTCAAAAGAGCGATATTATCCGGCTAAACGAAAAAGCGGGCATCGCACCTGTGACCGTAAGTGATGATACCCTGGCCATGGTTGGGCGGGCAATTTATTGCGCCAAACTGAGCGCGGGAGCTTTTGATATTACCATTGGACCGGTGATGGATCTTTGGGGTTTTGGCGGCGAACAATATCATGTTCCCACTGAGGATGAATTAAACCGGGTATTGCCGTTAACGGATTATCGGAAAATTATCATCGACAAAGAAGCAAAAACGATTTTTCTCCCTGAAAAAGGGATGATTATGGATTTGGGGGGTATTGCCAAGGGATATGCGACGGATTTGGCGGTGCAAAAATTGCGCGCAGGGGGTATTGAGAGTGCACTGGTGAACGCCGGGGGTAATGTATTTGCTTTGGGCAGCAAACCGGACGGTTCACCTTGGCAAATTGGCATTCAGGACCCCCGGGACAGCACAGCAGTGGCAGCTATTCTTAGTGTGACCGATAAAGCTGTGATCAGCTCCGGGGACTATGAACGCTATTTTGAGGAAAAGGGTGTCCGGTATCATCATATTATTGATCCGGCCAGCGGCCGACCGGCCCGGGGGGTCATGGGGACAACCATTGTCACGAATAATTCCACAGACGGCGATATTTTTTCTACCTTAATGTTTGTGTTAGGCCCCGAAAAAGGAATGGCTCTGCAAAAGACATGGCAGGAGATGGAAGTGGTCTTTATTACTGATCAGAAGGAGATTATTTACAGTCACGGTCTTGATGGTTTGATCGAGTTTACAAATCAGACAGATTATTCGGTACGTCAATCCCTTTGAGATGCTTGAGCAAATATTTTAAAATGAAGCCGGTAAATAGCCCTGTGGGAATGGCAGCCAGGAGCAGAACCGGCAGATAAAAGAAAATAGCCATGTGTTCGATTAATAACCCGGCCATAGCCAACTGACCCAGGTTGTGAAAAACCGCACCCACGACGCTGACACCAATCACACTGAATCCGGTAAAAAAATAGAGGCAGAGGGCCATCATCAAAGTGCTGGTTATCGCACCGGCAAAACTGAGAAAAAAGCCTGTGGTGAGTAAACTGCCGCTTAGGAGAGAGCCCAGCATGATCCTAAGAAAAGCCACCAGAAAACCTGTTTTCCAACCAAAGAGAACCAGGGTCAGCAGGGTGACAATGTTTGCCAAGCCTAATTTTGCTCCCGGGATCGGTAAGGGACTGGGGAAAAAGGATTCGATGACATGCAGTACCGTGGCCAAGGCGACCAGTACGGAAACCGTTGTTAATTCACGTGTTTTCATTTTGCCTCCTTAGCGTGAAATGCTATCGATCTTTTTATCTTCAGATACAATACGCAGGATGATGCGATTAGGGACACAGATAGCTGTCTGTCCGGCCAATTTAATCCAGCCTGTCCGGACACAAATTTTGTCCGGACAGGGGGATTCAACAATTCTTGCTCTGCCCTCTTGGATCTGGACAATCGTATTGCCTAGAGGCCCCGGAACAGAAAACTCTTCTTGCTGCATCACACTTTGCAGGTCAATATGTTGCACCACTTTGCCGTCAGCGGAAATTTCCGCCGCAATGTTTCCTTGACCTTTGACCCCCAAATAAGGCACAGCAAAACTTGCCAGGGCGATCAGCACCAACACCATGATTAAAATGAGATCTCGTTTTGTCACGATTTATCACCCTTATTACTTGATAACTTGATTTTTTAAGTCTACTATGTTTTCTTCCATATAGCAAGTAAACCAGGGGAAACTGGTTTACTTATCAGGCGATGGCTTTCTTGATTGCCCCTTTTTCACATTTGTTGCCCCAGGCATCAATTAATTCATCCTCTCGATAGACACAAATGATTTCACAGTTATTGGAGCATTTCCCACACTCCGCCCCCTGGGTGGTAAATTCAATACTTGCGATATCAAAGGTAAATTCCTTTTCCACCTTTGATTTTTTTGCCAGCACTGCCACGCCTAAGGCACCGGTCAAGTGACCGTTTGGGTCTACGATAACCGGGTAACCGGTGGCATATTCAAAAGCTTTTTTCACTCCTTCATTCTTGCTTACGCCCCCTTGAAAAACGATGGGAGGAAGAATTTTTTTCCCTTTTCCTACATTATTAAGATAATTGCTCACCACGGATTTGCATAAACCGGCAATGATATCTTCCTTTTTATGACCGATTTGTGCTTTGTGAACAAGGTCAGATTCGGCAAATACCGTGCAACGGGCGGCAATTTGGGTCGGTTTCTTTGATGTTAAAGCCAGTTTACCAAACTCCTCCACCCCAACTCCCAGGCGATGAGCCTGGCTGGAGAGAAAAGCCCCTGTTCCCGCTGCGCAAAGGGTATTCATAGCATAATCCACAACAATGCCGTTTTCGATTAAAATGATTTTTGAATCCTGTCCCCCTATTTCAAAAATCGTGCGCACCTCGGGATAAAGGGAGGTGGTGCCGATGGCATGGGCGGTAATTTCATTTTTTACCACCGTTGCTTCGGTCACGACTCCAATCAGCTTCCGGGCACTGCCGGTTGTCCCCACCGCGACAACCTGATATTGTTCCTGATCCAGCTGATCCTTTAAAATACTCAACAATCTTTTTACTGCCCCGATAGGGTTTCCCTCCGTCCACAGATATTCCTTAGCTTTGATTTCATTATTTTCATCGATGACCACACCTTTGGTCGAGATGGAACCAATATCGATCCCTAAATATGCTTTGTTCATGCTATTCTAATTCTCCTTTCGCATCATGATCATATCATAAAAGGCCTCAAGTCGTGTTTGGATCCCGATATCGCTGGTCTGAGAATCAAAACTGAAATATAATACCGGGATTTTATAATCGGCGCTGATGTTTTGCAGCACCGGCATAGCATCTATTTCCGGTGTGCATCCGGATGATTTCACATGAATGATGCCGTCATAACCTTTTTTGGCAAATTCCAAGGCTTTATCGATGGTAAACATACTGGTAGCCCCCATATTGTATTTCGCATAATGTTTAATACGTTCTTTGTCCTTTTTCTGTGGTCGATGAAGCAAAGAATTTGTAACATTCATCCACCGGTCAACGACAATGCCCATCTGGGCAAGTTCTTTCTCCATATAATGATTGCTGAAGGGCTCCATAATCGTATAATATTCACCTACGATGCCAACCCGCAGAGGGTTTTGGGGGATCTGCACTTTAATTTCTTTTAAGTACTTCCCATATTTATGATATGTCTTTTTTAATTCCTGTTTTGTTCGGACCTGCCTAAGTTCTGCCAGAAAATCTTGATGCACACTTGTGAAGCTGCCCTGCTCTTCTTCAAAGCCAATATTTTTACGGATATAATCTTCAAATTCGTCGATGTATTGCACCATTTGCAATGCCACAGGAAGGATCTGGGCAATTTTATTCAGGGAAAGATCCGGATTGATCTCCTTAAAATAATTATAAAAAGTATAAGGTTTTGAAATCTGAGCTTTGGCCAGATTAACAAAGCGTACCTCGTATCCTAAATCCCTCAGAATCTGCTCATCAAGTTCGCCGTAATAACCTAATCGGCACACCCCGCCGGCTTGAACCAGGGTATTGGCCCCCGCTTCAATGGTTTCTATAAAATTCCCCAGGGTATATTTAAAGGGGGCACAAACAGAATCCGGACTGTACCGGCTGCCGATTTCCAGGGTTCTTTTTGTGATCGGGGGCGGGATGATGTATTCAACTCCTAATCCTTCAGTAAATAAAACTTCCAGTGGAACATAATAATTTCCCAGTTGAGGGAAGCTGACTTTATATTTAGCCACGGTAATCATCCTTTTTGAATTTAATAATGTCAAGAAAGCTTTCCAGTCTTGTTTCCATCCCGGCGCTTCCTTCCTGGCCGTCTACTGTGAGATTAAGGATGGGCTTATTCTTCACCCTTCTGATAATGATTTCGTTGACTAAGGAATCCGGTCCGCAGTTAAAGGAACTGATCAGAATAATACCGTCAACCCTCTCCCGGTACAGGGCAATGGATCCGACTAATTCCTTGCTGTATTTCCAAGGCAAGGTATCAGAGATCTCAACAGATTTAGCCAGAGCCGACTTCTTATCGGCCAGATCCCCGATAATAGGCACCGCCCCCATCTCATTTAGGTAATCGATTATCGGTTTTCCGATATGTTTGTCAAAAATATTGTAATCATGGGCGAAGAGGAGAATTTTTATCTTATCTTCATTTAATAATTGCTCTTGATGTTTTTCATCCATGATCCGGGCAGTTTTTTCAGCCTGTTTTGCAAGGTAGTAAGCCCGCATCGCCGCAGATTTTCTTTTGCCCAGGAATTTTCCCATTTTAAGAAAAGCATTCATTTCAATCTCTAAATTCTTATAATCAATGTTGTAGTGCAACAATTTAATCCCCCTGTCCCGGAATGTGTTTTGCACAATATCATAAATAGCCTGAAACTTAGTACATACGGTTCCTTCACTGCCATAGTTGGAGATGCGAGGGACCAGGATATAATCGCATTTTCCGATTAAATATTCTACATGACCTAAATAAATCTTAGAAGAGAGACAAGCTTCATCAATGGCATAGCCCAGCCCTTTATCCATGATTGCTTTGTTTGTATCCGGACTGATGATATAATCTATGTCTAATTCATCAAAAAAAGTTTTCCAGAGATAAGAGTATCTATAATATAAAAGCCCTTTAGGTATACCGATTTTCATACAAATTGCACCTCCTGGCTGTCCTTTGAGCCCTTTTCATTATTATATTTATATAGGAGAACTATATATAGGAACGTATTTTGTCAATTAATGATCTATTTACATCTTTCTTCTCACATAAATCCAGAATCAAGGCCCGCGCCATGCGGTTAGGCGCCACTCTATTGTTTTCCCAACGGTTTACAGTGGAAAAGCTGACATGAACCGCTTCGGCAAAATTAGTCTGGGTCATTTGGAGCTCCCGGCGGATTGCCTTAATCGTTTCAGCAATACTCATATTGATCACCCTCCTTAAAAAGTTCCTAAATAGATTATAGCATTATCTATATAGCATAGTCTATAGAAGAACCTTCGAACCTTCTCCTTGATTCGAAAAGTATTTTGGGGTTGCTTTACAAAATTGATTAAATATTTGCCGACTTGCCGCCTATTTGGGATGTGATCATGATATAATATTTTATAATTGATTCTGAAACAGAAATTAATAAACAGGGAGGTAAGGGAATGAAAGCCGTGATTTGTGCTTGTCGTACGATTGAAGACGAGCTGAATTTTGTCTTGCAGGAAAATAAGATTGATTTTCCAGTCATATATATGGAAGCAGGTCTTCATGATGATCCGGAAAAATTGAAGAGCGTTCTTCAAAATACGATCGATAGGATTGAAAATATAGATTATATTTTACTGGGTTATGCTCTGTGCGGCAATGGCTTGATTGGTCTTTCCAGCAAAAAGGCTGCCTTGGTTCTGCCCCAATATCATGATTGTGTGGCGATGTTCCTGGGGTCAGATGAAAGATACCGGGCTAATTTAGGCACTGAAATGGCCGCACTTTTTATAACCGGAGGGTCAATGCGCCATTTTAATCCGAAATATACATTTTATGAGAAGATGATTCCCCGACTTGGTGAAAAAAAAGCTTTACGTTATTCCCAATTAGTTTTTCAAAATTATAAAAGGTTTGCCTTGGTGGAAACAGGGGCTTTTAGTGCGGAACCCTTATTTCAGGAAATGAAGGATCAAGCTGAATTCTTTAACTTGGAGACCCACCGAATGAAGGGAACTGTTGATATTTTTCGTAAATTAGTGCTGGGGCAATGGGATGAACACTTTCAGATAGTTCCTCCGGGACAAAAGATACAGATATGGAATTTGTCCAGCAATATCGATAATAAAATCATGCCCGGCTTATGATGGTCAGCCTTTGATAACCAAAAAACCTGCTCTCAATCATAATGAGAAGCAGGTTTTTGTCAATTTTCAGATCTGAAGCTGAGCTCTGAGGGGCGGGTTATCACTTTCGTAAATGACCCACCAAGGATGGTCTTTGTCATACCAGATCTGGATCCCTTTATCTTCAGACAATTCAATTTTTACTTTTTCGTTGACTAGTAAGAACAAGTTCAGATATCTTTTCCTTTGCGGGGAGAAAAATTCCGATCCATACAAAGAGAGATAAAAAAACTCATCAATACCCATGACTTTTTCATTGCGTTCATTCAAGCAAAACCCATCAACAACTTTTAAATCGTCAGAGTAATAAATTAATAGTTGTGTTACTCCGGGGAGTAACTGATCACCCTTGATGTCCCTGACTTGAAGACACCAGAGAGAGGGGTCAGATGACTGAGGGGATTCCTGTCTGGTCAGCTTCATGTTCAATTCATTGATCATGATCCAGGGTGGATCGGCGTCCATCATCTGGTTCGCCTTCTGGTAGACATTTACCTGCCATTCCCCGCCTTTTTCCCACTTAAAGCCGGGCTGATTCAATATGAAAAAGGACAAAAGAAAAGTACAGATTATACATACGAAAATCATCAATGCTTTAATGGACATGATATTTTTTATCATTTTCATCGGTTTTCACCTTGCCCTACAATTTCGAGATATTGGGAGTGCCCTAGAATCGGGTGACTCTTGGCGACCGCTGGATACCATATAAAGTCAGGATGCTTTTTCCTGCTGTCACCGCTTGACCCCCAACCTCCTTCTTTGGCAGTCTCCCAAGCTCCAGAAGTGGGATTACCTTTCTCACCTTCAATCCAGTAAAAATAATCTTCAGTAAATGTTTTCAATTCCAACGCGCTGGGACGGGTTGTATCCGTGAACCACAGCCGGCAATGAACATGGGTTTTTTCCTTGTTGTCTTTATCCGGACGATAGGATAACTTGTATTGAAAGGCCGGGAAGTTCCACACCTGAGGATTTGACCTTTCTGAGGTGCCTCCGCTGATATCCATAATGATGGGCAGACCTTGCTTACCAATGTAGCTGATGATCATACGATGAAATTCATGGGGGAAAATGTCATCAGCGTTATCATTTTCGTCGTAGTAGCGCGTACCATAAAAGGCGACGGCGGAGTCAAACCAATGCCATTCGGATAATAAGCCCATGATGTCATTTACTTCAAAATGAACCTCTGTTACATCCTTGGGATTTTGGGGTTCAACTTCGAGGACGGCAGCGGCAGCCCAGCCATTACAATGGCCAAACCAACCTTCACTTTTTTTGTCGGTATAATGATGCTCTTTTTCCCAGGACATAGCCCCTGGATTGGGCTGACCACGGTTAATGCTCACCTGGTCATATTTATCCATCGGCCCATCAGGATTGTATAGATTGGGGGGCGCTTTTTCATAAAAAGGCCACCACCAGCCGGACCAGGGTGTGTTCTTGGATTTCCCTTCATTGAGGAGAGGATCGTCCGGATCATGTAATGCCGGAAAGGTGGGGATCACCTCTTGGGAAATGGTTGACTGATAATCAAAACCGGCTAAAACAGTAAGCAGGATCAGACAAAGGCAGAAAATGAACTTCAGAATCTTCATATGTTATTTTCACCGACCTATACCAGATGCCTGCTTCATTCTATGCACCTAATTATACTTTCATCCCTAAAATAAAACGAATCAGAATAATCAAGAATCAAACTCGGGGAATTGGGAATATTTTCTTGGCAGGATTTCTAAAACAGCTCTCGCAGAATTAGCTCAGTCACTCCAGGATTCATACCGTATTGGATTCTCTTAACCTTGGGGTTGCCTTTATATTCTTTACGCACCATATCCCGCAGCTCTGTTCCACTATGATAACCATGGACGACACGAATGATATAGATATCTGCCGCGGCACTCTTTAGACGGTTATCAATTAATATCTTGGCCTGGTATTTGTTCATGCCATGAATGTCCAGATCAACGATGCCCTGTGGTTGATTCGTATTCATGATTGGTCTCACCTCATTTTCCTATTAATGTAAGCCCTAAATTATTCCGTAAAAAATCAGACAACTAGTTATTTAAATAAGGGATGCAACATAAATATAATAATAAATATCGCGGTGAATATCCAGCATAATAGGAAAAACAGGAGGTGAAAAAAATGCCTGCGGTTTTATATACGGTACAGCTGGGAGATACCTTGTATGGCATTGCCCGCCAGTACGGAACTACTGCACAGGCAATTGCTTCTGCCAATAATATTCCTGACCCGAACTTAATCATGCCCGGCACTCAACTGATTATACCAACTCAGGTCATGGAACCGCCCGGGGGTCCGCCTCCCGGAGGTATCATTTATACGGTGCAATCAGGGGATTCCCTCAATCGCATTGCACAAAGATATGGGATCACGGTGCCAAGTATACTAAACTTGAATAATATTTCCAATCCGGATGTCATTTTTCCCGGAACAAAACTGCTGCTCCCGGAAAATACACGGGAACCCGGTATGATTACCTATGTAGTAATGCCTGGTGATACTTTATATCATATTGCACTAAGATTCAGAACCACAGTGCCCGATTTGATCCGCATAAACAGCATTCAAAATCCGGATATGCTGCAAGTGGGGCAAATTCTAAGTATACCTACACCGGGAATCGGTCATGCAATTTACCAGGGCAACCCCAATAAAAGGATGGCTGCACTTACTTTTGATGCTACTTATGGTGACAATCAAACCACAACGCTGCTCAATATTCTGGCCCAAAACAATATTAAAGCTACTTTTTTCTTATCCGGAATTTGGCTGGAGAACTTTCCCCAATTAGCCAGGGACATTGCCGCTGCCGGACATGAAATCGGCAATCACAGTTACACACACCCTCATTTGCCTCAATTAACTGTCAACGAAGTAACAGATCAGATTTTGCGCACCGGAACCGTCATCAGAACTATAACAGGAAGAATATCTTATTTGTTCAGGCCTCCTTTCGGTGAATATACGCCGACAATTTTAAATGTCATTGCCAGCTTAGGTTATTTGACCATCATGTGGACTGTGGATTCATTGGATTGGCAAAACCCGGGGGTGGAACCGATTGTGAACCGGGTTGTCAATAATATTAAACCGGGTGCCATTGTCCTGATGCATCAATCAGCTGTCCAAACACCCCAAGCACTGCCTGCCATTATTGAAGGACTGAGGGCACTGGGGTATTCCTTTGGGACTGTGACAGAGGTGTTGGATCCGTAAAACATAGACGATTTTCTCGATCGATGATATTATAAAGAAAAATGATCTTGAGAAAGCAAGGGGATTGCACATGAGTAAAAAAATTGAAGCAGTTATTTTTGACTGGGCAGGTACAACAGTAGATTTTGGTTCTTTTGCCCCTGTACAAGCACTTATTGAAGCTTTTAAGCAGTTTGGCGTAACTCCCACTGTTGAAGAAGTTCGTGAGCCCATGGGAATGCCTAAATGGAATCACATTGAAACGATGATGAAGATGACAAGAATTTCTGAAGAATGGGAAAAGATTCACGGAAAGGCTTCTACAAAAGAGGATGTAGATACTGTCTATGCAGCAAGCGAAACCTCAATTATGGGTATTTTGAAAGATTTTGCAGAGCCTAAGCCCTTTGTTTTGCAAGCTATCAAGGATCTTCGCGGAAGAAATATTAAAGTCGGTTCGACCACAGGCTATACAGATGAAATGATGAGTATAGTTGTGCCAAAGGCTGAAGAAAAAGGTTATAAGCCTGATTTTTGGTGTACCCCAAACGCAGTCAACAATGTGGGCAGGCCTTATCCCTATATGATTTTCAAAAACTTTGAAGCCCTTGGTTTAGCAGATGTTTCTTCCGTAATCAAGGTTGGTGATACGGTTGCAGACATCAAAGAGGGCAGAAATGCAGGACTTATCTCTGTTGGTATAATTGAGGGCAGCTCAATTATGGCTCTTTCGGAAAGTGAGTTCAATGCTCTTTCTCAGGAAGATAAAAACAGAGAATATGAGCGTGTGGAGTCTGTATATAAATCCTGTGGTGCTGATTATATCATTAAAAATATGAGTGAGCTTCTTCCACTTATTGATAGTCTTGAGAAATAAACCAAAACGTTTGAGTTAATATGCTTCATGGTTTTAAGTAGATATCATGGAAGTACAAAATTGTCAGAATGTGAAAGTTCAAAGGATAAGTCAGATAAGGATTAAATAAAATAGTGAAAAGTATGGCCTTTTGTGGTATTGTTTATTCGAAAAAATTAAACAATCCAGAAAGGACATACTTTTATTAATTATTACTGAATCATTCATAGGAATAAATTTTAAACCCATGCATTAAAAACATGGGATAAGTTGGTACGTGACATAAAATTTTACAAAAGTGTTACCGAGAGGAGTAAGATCATGCTGGGAAAATCAGAAATCTATGATCTTTTAAACAGGAGAGAAATAGAGTACACTGCTTTTGAACACATTCCTGTGTATACCATTGGGGAAATG
This window harbors:
- a CDS encoding ATP-grasp domain-containing protein, which gives rise to MQEYIPCGELEFTVGICLGHQGKVLSKIALKRKLQDGISIAAISDDYHEIADYCARVAQSFSLLGAYGAINFQLRLQEGKKDGQPIIFEINPRFSSSTGMRSLLGINEPEILLRSQVLRQEVPPMMPKTGLVLRQYSDYYLPLAMFKGIGSIAF
- a CDS encoding FAD:protein FMN transferase — encoded protein: MIFTTSCMDKNAEPEKISKDIFTMDTMINITAYARDLTKGREAVEQAAGEFQRINDLVGRFPGEHLPDTQKSDIIRLNEKAGIAPVTVSDDTLAMVGRAIYCAKLSAGAFDITIGPVMDLWGFGGEQYHVPTEDELNRVLPLTDYRKIIIDKEAKTIFLPEKGMIMDLGGIAKGYATDLAVQKLRAGGIESALVNAGGNVFALGSKPDGSPWQIGIQDPRDSTAVAAILSVTDKAVISSGDYERYFEEKGVRYHHIIDPASGRPARGVMGTTIVTNNSTDGDIFSTLMFVLGPEKGMALQKTWQEMEVVFITDQKEIIYSHGLDGLIEFTNQTDYSVRQSL
- a CDS encoding Gx transporter family protein; translation: MKTRELTTVSVLVALATVLHVIESFFPSPLPIPGAKLGLANIVTLLTLVLFGWKTGFLVAFLRIMLGSLLSGSLLTTGFFLSFAGAITSTLMMALCLYFFTGFSVIGVSVVGAVFHNLGQLAMAGLLIEHMAIFFYLPVLLLAAIPTGLFTGFILKYLLKHLKGIDVPNNLSDL
- a CDS encoding NusG domain II-containing protein; translation: MTKRDLILIMVLVLIALASFAVPYLGVKGQGNIAAEISADGKVVQHIDLQSVMQQEEFSVPGPLGNTIVQIQEGRARIVESPCPDKICVRTGWIKLAGQTAICVPNRIILRIVSEDKKIDSISR
- a CDS encoding acyl-CoA dehydratase activase; this translates as MNKAYLGIDIGSISTKGVVIDENNEIKAKEYLWTEGNPIGAVKRLLSILKDQLDQEQYQVVAVGTTGSARKLIGVVTEATVVKNEITAHAIGTTSLYPEVRTIFEIGGQDSKIILIENGIVVDYAMNTLCAAGTGAFLSSQAHRLGVGVEEFGKLALTSKKPTQIAARCTVFAESDLVHKAQIGHKKEDIIAGLCKSVVSNYLNNVGKGKKILPPIVFQGGVSKNEGVKKAFEYATGYPVIVDPNGHLTGALGVAVLAKKSKVEKEFTFDIASIEFTTQGAECGKCSNNCEIICVYREDELIDAWGNKCEKGAIKKAIA
- a CDS encoding 2-hydroxyacyl-CoA dehydratase, which produces MAKYKVSFPQLGNYYVPLEVLFTEGLGVEYIIPPPITKRTLEIGSRYSPDSVCAPFKYTLGNFIETIEAGANTLVQAGGVCRLGYYGELDEQILRDLGYEVRFVNLAKAQISKPYTFYNYFKEINPDLSLNKIAQILPVALQMVQYIDEFEDYIRKNIGFEEEQGSFTSVHQDFLAELRQVRTKQELKKTYHKYGKYLKEIKVQIPQNPLRVGIVGEYYTIMEPFSNHYMEKELAQMGIVVDRWMNVTNSLLHRPQKKDKERIKHYAKYNMGATSMFTIDKALEFAKKGYDGIIHVKSSGCTPEIDAMPVLQNISADYKIPVLYFSFDSQTSDIGIQTRLEAFYDMIMMRKEN
- a CDS encoding acyl-CoA dehydratase activase-related protein; its protein translation is MKIGIPKGLLYYRYSYLWKTFFDELDIDYIISPDTNKAIMDKGLGYAIDEACLSSKIYLGHVEYLIGKCDYILVPRISNYGSEGTVCTKFQAIYDIVQNTFRDRGIKLLHYNIDYKNLEIEMNAFLKMGKFLGKRKSAAMRAYYLAKQAEKTARIMDEKHQEQLLNEDKIKILLFAHDYNIFDKHIGKPIIDYLNEMGAVPIIGDLADKKSALAKSVEISDTLPWKYSKELVGSIALYRERVDGIILISSFNCGPDSLVNEIIIRRVKNKPILNLTVDGQEGSAGMETRLESFLDIIKFKKDDYRG
- a CDS encoding helix-turn-helix domain-containing protein, whose protein sequence is MSIAETIKAIRRELQMTQTNFAEAVHVSFSTVNRWENNRVAPNRMARALILDLCEKKDVNRSLIDKIRSYI
- a CDS encoding DUF1638 domain-containing protein, with the translated sequence MKAVICACRTIEDELNFVLQENKIDFPVIYMEAGLHDDPEKLKSVLQNTIDRIENIDYILLGYALCGNGLIGLSSKKAALVLPQYHDCVAMFLGSDERYRANLGTEMAALFITGGSMRHFNPKYTFYEKMIPRLGEKKALRYSQLVFQNYKRFALVETGAFSAEPLFQEMKDQAEFFNLETHRMKGTVDIFRKLVLGQWDEHFQIVPPGQKIQIWNLSSNIDNKIMPGL
- a CDS encoding Smr/MutS family protein, translating into MNTNQPQGIVDLDIHGMNKYQAKILIDNRLKSAAADIYIIRVVHGYHSGTELRDMVRKEYKGNPKVKRIQYGMNPGVTELILRELF
- a CDS encoding LysM peptidoglycan-binding domain-containing protein: MPAVLYTVQLGDTLYGIARQYGTTAQAIASANNIPDPNLIMPGTQLIIPTQVMEPPGGPPPGGIIYTVQSGDSLNRIAQRYGITVPSILNLNNISNPDVIFPGTKLLLPENTREPGMITYVVMPGDTLYHIALRFRTTVPDLIRINSIQNPDMLQVGQILSIPTPGIGHAIYQGNPNKRMAALTFDATYGDNQTTTLLNILAQNNIKATFFLSGIWLENFPQLARDIAAAGHEIGNHSYTHPHLPQLTVNEVTDQILRTGTVIRTITGRISYLFRPPFGEYTPTILNVIASLGYLTIMWTVDSLDWQNPGVEPIVNRVVNNIKPGAIVLMHQSAVQTPQALPAIIEGLRALGYSFGTVTEVLDP
- the phnX gene encoding phosphonoacetaldehyde hydrolase; translated protein: MSKKIEAVIFDWAGTTVDFGSFAPVQALIEAFKQFGVTPTVEEVREPMGMPKWNHIETMMKMTRISEEWEKIHGKASTKEDVDTVYAASETSIMGILKDFAEPKPFVLQAIKDLRGRNIKVGSTTGYTDEMMSIVVPKAEEKGYKPDFWCTPNAVNNVGRPYPYMIFKNFEALGLADVSSVIKVGDTVADIKEGRNAGLISVGIIEGSSIMALSESEFNALSQEDKNREYERVESVYKSCGADYIIKNMSELLPLIDSLEK